In a genomic window of Passer domesticus isolate bPasDom1 chromosome 3, bPasDom1.hap1, whole genome shotgun sequence:
- the DYNLT2 gene encoding dynein light chain Tctex-type protein 2 isoform X1: MEGGKKRQDKDTSKGKKTPQDASGTAPTEGKAKPKNRNTYRLEPRTKVQDGLLRDKAQAILTNKLQEATYDGASSPFLCASISEEILNAVKELDYDRYKYVVSVLIVEKANQAMIVASRCLWDAQRDTWVSAKCETDTFIALALVMACYYD; the protein is encoded by the exons ATGGAGGGAGGGAAAAAGCGCCAGGATAAAGACACG tcaaaaggaaaaaaaacacctcAGGATGCTTCAGGCACGGCTCCAACAGAAGGAAAGGCAAAGCCGAAAAACCGTAACACATACAGACTGGAGCCACGTACTAAAGTTCAGGATGGTTTATTAAGAGACAAAGCTCAAGCAATACTAACG AATAAACTACAAGAAGCCACATATGATGGAGCTTCTAGTCCCTTCTTGTGTGCTTCAATCTCAGAAGAAATATTAAATGCTGTGAAGGAATTGGACTATGACCGTTATAAGTATGTGGTATCAGTGCTAATTGTGGAAAAGGCAAATCAGGCAATGATT GTTGCCAGCAGATGCCTCTGGGATGCTCAAAGAGACACTTGGGTTTCAGCTAAATGTGAAACTGATACATTTATTGCACTGGCTTTGGTAATGGCTTGTTATTACGACTAA
- the DYNLT2 gene encoding dynein light chain Tctex-type protein 2 isoform X2 gives MSKGKKTPQDASGTAPTEGKAKPKNRNTYRLEPRTKVQDGLLRDKAQAILTNKLQEATYDGASSPFLCASISEEILNAVKELDYDRYKYVVSVLIVEKANQAMIVASRCLWDAQRDTWVSAKCETDTFIALALVMACYYD, from the exons ATG tcaaaaggaaaaaaaacacctcAGGATGCTTCAGGCACGGCTCCAACAGAAGGAAAGGCAAAGCCGAAAAACCGTAACACATACAGACTGGAGCCACGTACTAAAGTTCAGGATGGTTTATTAAGAGACAAAGCTCAAGCAATACTAACG AATAAACTACAAGAAGCCACATATGATGGAGCTTCTAGTCCCTTCTTGTGTGCTTCAATCTCAGAAGAAATATTAAATGCTGTGAAGGAATTGGACTATGACCGTTATAAGTATGTGGTATCAGTGCTAATTGTGGAAAAGGCAAATCAGGCAATGATT GTTGCCAGCAGATGCCTCTGGGATGCTCAAAGAGACACTTGGGTTTCAGCTAAATGTGAAACTGATACATTTATTGCACTGGCTTTGGTAATGGCTTGTTATTACGACTAA
- the PHF10 gene encoding PHD finger protein 10 isoform X3 → MLPLRPALLPKRYRGGSAPRSRPGRAAARAAAAGGGEGRGGGTGGDGCPALVPRGGAGSVRTPVRRRGPGSPRAARRGAEQEPPRPCARWPVGAAAAPRRARGGGAGGRGARPGRAAAAAASLLLAQPAAAMAAVLSPRLCDSDPATPGAQSLKDDTEENSNDGSQPSKRRRMGSGDSSRSCETSSQDLGYSYFPAENLIEYKWPPDETGEYYMLQEQVSEYLGVTSFKRKYPDLERRDLSHKEKLYLRELNVITETQCTLGLTALRSDEVIDLMIKEYPAKHAEYSVILQEKERQRITDHYKEYSQMQQQNTQKVEASKVPEYIKKAAKKAAEFNSNLNRERMEERRAYFDLQTHIIQVPQGKYKVLPTERTKVSPYPVALIPGQFQEYYKRYSPDELRYLPLNTALYEPPLDPELLTLDSDGDSDDAEEGRGDEKRKTKGNSPKVIPNAICGICLKGKESNKKGKPEALIHCSQCDNSGHPSCLDMTPELVAMIKTYPWQCMECKTCIICGQPHHEEEMMFCDVCDRGYHTFCVGLDAIPSGRWICDCCQKDPPVPRRGGRRGKNSKEG, encoded by the exons ATGCTGCCCCTCCGTCCCGCGCTACTGCCCAAGCGCTACCGCGGCGGCTCGGCTCCGCGCTCGCGGCCGGGCCGCGCGGCCGCCCGAGCGGCggcggcaggaggaggagaagggcgcggcggcggcaccggcggCGACGGATGCCCGGCGCTGGTCCCGCGGGGCGGCGCCGGGTCGGTGCGGACGCCGGTCCGGCGGCGCGGGCCGGGGTCGCCGCGGGCTGCCCGGAGGGGGGCGGAGCAGGAGCCGCCGCGCCCGTGCGCGCGCTGGCCGGTAGGGGCCGCTGCCGCTCCCCGCAGGGCgcgggggggcggggccggcgggcgcGGCGCTAGGCCCGGtcgcgcggcggcggcggcggcgtcGCTCCTGTTGGCTCAGCCGGCGGCGGCCATGGCGGCCGTGCTGTCCCCGCGGCTCTGCGACAGCGACCCGGCCACGCCCGGCGCGCAGTCCCTCAAG gatgacacagaagaaaattCCAATGATGGCAGCCAGCCATCCAAGAGACGGCGTATGGGCTCAGGGGACAGTTCTCGGAGCTGTGAAACTTCCAGTCAAGACCTTGG GTATAGTTATTTTCCTGCTGAAAATTTGATAGAATACAAATGGCCGCCTGATGAAACAGGAGAATACTATATGCTTCAGGAGCAAGTCAGTGAATATTTAGGTGTGActtcctttaaaagaaaatatccag atttagAAAGGCGAGATTTATCTCACAAGGAGAAACTCTACCTCAGAGAACTAAATGTTATCACAGAGACTCAATGCACACTAG gtCTAACAGCTTTGCGTAGTGATGAAGTAATTGATCTTATGATTAAAGAATACCCTGCCAAACATGCTGAGTATTCTGTTATACTGCAAGAGAAAGAACGGCAGCGAATAACAGATCATTACAAAGAGTATTCT CAAATGCAGCAGCAGAATACACAGAAGGTAGAAGCCAGTAAAGTTCcagaatatattaaaaaagctGCCAAGAAAGCTGCAGAATTCAACAGCAATTTAAACCGAGAGCGGATGGAAGAAAGAAGAGCCTATTTTGATTTACAGACACAT ATTATCCAGGTGCCTCAAGGAAAATACAAAGTCTTGCCTACAGAGAGAACAAAGGTTAGTCCTTATCCAGTGGCTCTCATACCCGGCCAGTTCCAGGAGTACTacaaaag ATATTCTCCAGATGAACTTCGTTACTTGCCGTTAAACACAGCTCTTTATGAACCTCCTTTGGATCCGGAGCTGCTTACACTGGACAGTGATGGAGATTCAGATGATGCAGAGGAAGGGCGAGgtgatgaaaaaagaaaaaccaaaggCAATTCG CCAAAGGTCATTCCAAATGCTATATGTGGAATTTGTCTGAAGGGTAAGGAGTCCaacaagaaaggaaaacctGAAGCTCTTATACATTGCTCCCAGTGTGACAACAGTG GCCACCCTTCTTGCCTTGATATGACCCCGGAGCTTGTTGCTATGATTAAGACTTACCCTTGGCAATGTATGGAGTGTAAAACGTGCATTATATGTGGGCAGCCTCACCATGAAGAAGAAATGATGTTCTGTGATGTATGTGACCGTGGTTATCACACTTTTTGTGTGGGGCTTGATGCTATCCCTTCAG GTCGCTGGATTTGTGATTGTTGTCAGAAAGACCCTCCTGTAcccagaagaggaggaagaagggggaaaaacagCAAGGAGGGCTAA
- the PHF10 gene encoding PHD finger protein 10 isoform X1, with protein MLPLRPALLPKRYRGGSAPRSRPGRAAARAAAAGGGEGRGGGTGGDGCPALVPRGGAGSVRTPVRRRGPGSPRAARRGAEQEPPRPCARWPVGAAAAPRRARGGGAGGRGARPGRAAAAAASLLLAQPAAAMAAVLSPRLCDSDPATPGAQSLKDDTEENSNDGSQPSKRRRMGSGDSSRSCETSSQDLGYSYFPAENLIEYKWPPDETGEYYMLQEQVSEYLGVTSFKRKYPDLERRDLSHKEKLYLRELNVITETQCTLGLTALRSDEVIDLMIKEYPAKHAEYSVILQEKERQRITDHYKEYSQMQQQNTQKVEASKVPEYIKKAAKKAAEFNSNLNRERMEERRAYFDLQTHIIQVPQGKYKVLPTERTKVSPYPVALIPGQFQEYYKRYSPDELRYLPLNTALYEPPLDPELLTLDSDGDSDDAEEGRGDEKRKTKGNSDNSSGNVSEGDCVTDNQEDSFQGRQKTRDKSATPRKDGSKRSVLPKSVPGYKPKVIPNAICGICLKGKESNKKGKPEALIHCSQCDNSGHPSCLDMTPELVAMIKTYPWQCMECKTCIICGQPHHEEEMMFCDVCDRGYHTFCVGLDAIPSGRWICDCCQKDPPVPRRGGRRGKNSKEG; from the exons ATGCTGCCCCTCCGTCCCGCGCTACTGCCCAAGCGCTACCGCGGCGGCTCGGCTCCGCGCTCGCGGCCGGGCCGCGCGGCCGCCCGAGCGGCggcggcaggaggaggagaagggcgcggcggcggcaccggcggCGACGGATGCCCGGCGCTGGTCCCGCGGGGCGGCGCCGGGTCGGTGCGGACGCCGGTCCGGCGGCGCGGGCCGGGGTCGCCGCGGGCTGCCCGGAGGGGGGCGGAGCAGGAGCCGCCGCGCCCGTGCGCGCGCTGGCCGGTAGGGGCCGCTGCCGCTCCCCGCAGGGCgcgggggggcggggccggcgggcgcGGCGCTAGGCCCGGtcgcgcggcggcggcggcggcgtcGCTCCTGTTGGCTCAGCCGGCGGCGGCCATGGCGGCCGTGCTGTCCCCGCGGCTCTGCGACAGCGACCCGGCCACGCCCGGCGCGCAGTCCCTCAAG gatgacacagaagaaaattCCAATGATGGCAGCCAGCCATCCAAGAGACGGCGTATGGGCTCAGGGGACAGTTCTCGGAGCTGTGAAACTTCCAGTCAAGACCTTGG GTATAGTTATTTTCCTGCTGAAAATTTGATAGAATACAAATGGCCGCCTGATGAAACAGGAGAATACTATATGCTTCAGGAGCAAGTCAGTGAATATTTAGGTGTGActtcctttaaaagaaaatatccag atttagAAAGGCGAGATTTATCTCACAAGGAGAAACTCTACCTCAGAGAACTAAATGTTATCACAGAGACTCAATGCACACTAG gtCTAACAGCTTTGCGTAGTGATGAAGTAATTGATCTTATGATTAAAGAATACCCTGCCAAACATGCTGAGTATTCTGTTATACTGCAAGAGAAAGAACGGCAGCGAATAACAGATCATTACAAAGAGTATTCT CAAATGCAGCAGCAGAATACACAGAAGGTAGAAGCCAGTAAAGTTCcagaatatattaaaaaagctGCCAAGAAAGCTGCAGAATTCAACAGCAATTTAAACCGAGAGCGGATGGAAGAAAGAAGAGCCTATTTTGATTTACAGACACAT ATTATCCAGGTGCCTCAAGGAAAATACAAAGTCTTGCCTACAGAGAGAACAAAGGTTAGTCCTTATCCAGTGGCTCTCATACCCGGCCAGTTCCAGGAGTACTacaaaag ATATTCTCCAGATGAACTTCGTTACTTGCCGTTAAACACAGCTCTTTATGAACCTCCTTTGGATCCGGAGCTGCTTACACTGGACAGTGATGGAGATTCAGATGATGCAGAGGAAGGGCGAGgtgatgaaaaaagaaaaaccaaaggCAATTCG GACAATTCATCTGGCAATGTATCTGAAGGTGATTGCGTCACAGACAACCAGGAGGATTCTTTTCAGGGAAGACAAAAAACAAGAGACAAAAGTGCTACTCCAAGAAAAGATGGTTCCAAACGTTCTGTATTACCCAAATCAGTTCCTGGGTACAAG CCAAAGGTCATTCCAAATGCTATATGTGGAATTTGTCTGAAGGGTAAGGAGTCCaacaagaaaggaaaacctGAAGCTCTTATACATTGCTCCCAGTGTGACAACAGTG GCCACCCTTCTTGCCTTGATATGACCCCGGAGCTTGTTGCTATGATTAAGACTTACCCTTGGCAATGTATGGAGTGTAAAACGTGCATTATATGTGGGCAGCCTCACCATGAAGAAGAAATGATGTTCTGTGATGTATGTGACCGTGGTTATCACACTTTTTGTGTGGGGCTTGATGCTATCCCTTCAG GTCGCTGGATTTGTGATTGTTGTCAGAAAGACCCTCCTGTAcccagaagaggaggaagaagggggaaaaacagCAAGGAGGGCTAA
- the PHF10 gene encoding PHD finger protein 10 isoform X2 → MLPLRPALLPKRYRGGSAPRSRPGRAAARAAAAGGGEGRGGGTGGDGCPALVPRGGAGSVRTPVRRRGPGSPRAARRGAEQEPPRPCARWPVGAAAAPRRARGGGAGGRGARPGRAAAAAASLLLAQPAAAMAAVLSPRLCDSDPATPGAQSLKDDTEENSNDGSQPSKRRRMGSGDSSRSCETSSQDLGYSYFPAENLIEYKWPPDETGEYYMLQEQVSEYLGVTSFKRKYPERRDLSHKEKLYLRELNVITETQCTLGLTALRSDEVIDLMIKEYPAKHAEYSVILQEKERQRITDHYKEYSQMQQQNTQKVEASKVPEYIKKAAKKAAEFNSNLNRERMEERRAYFDLQTHIIQVPQGKYKVLPTERTKVSPYPVALIPGQFQEYYKRYSPDELRYLPLNTALYEPPLDPELLTLDSDGDSDDAEEGRGDEKRKTKGNSDNSSGNVSEGDCVTDNQEDSFQGRQKTRDKSATPRKDGSKRSVLPKSVPGYKPKVIPNAICGICLKGKESNKKGKPEALIHCSQCDNSGHPSCLDMTPELVAMIKTYPWQCMECKTCIICGQPHHEEEMMFCDVCDRGYHTFCVGLDAIPSGRWICDCCQKDPPVPRRGGRRGKNSKEG, encoded by the exons ATGCTGCCCCTCCGTCCCGCGCTACTGCCCAAGCGCTACCGCGGCGGCTCGGCTCCGCGCTCGCGGCCGGGCCGCGCGGCCGCCCGAGCGGCggcggcaggaggaggagaagggcgcggcggcggcaccggcggCGACGGATGCCCGGCGCTGGTCCCGCGGGGCGGCGCCGGGTCGGTGCGGACGCCGGTCCGGCGGCGCGGGCCGGGGTCGCCGCGGGCTGCCCGGAGGGGGGCGGAGCAGGAGCCGCCGCGCCCGTGCGCGCGCTGGCCGGTAGGGGCCGCTGCCGCTCCCCGCAGGGCgcgggggggcggggccggcgggcgcGGCGCTAGGCCCGGtcgcgcggcggcggcggcggcgtcGCTCCTGTTGGCTCAGCCGGCGGCGGCCATGGCGGCCGTGCTGTCCCCGCGGCTCTGCGACAGCGACCCGGCCACGCCCGGCGCGCAGTCCCTCAAG gatgacacagaagaaaattCCAATGATGGCAGCCAGCCATCCAAGAGACGGCGTATGGGCTCAGGGGACAGTTCTCGGAGCTGTGAAACTTCCAGTCAAGACCTTGG GTATAGTTATTTTCCTGCTGAAAATTTGATAGAATACAAATGGCCGCCTGATGAAACAGGAGAATACTATATGCTTCAGGAGCAAGTCAGTGAATATTTAGGTGTGActtcctttaaaagaaaatatccag AAAGGCGAGATTTATCTCACAAGGAGAAACTCTACCTCAGAGAACTAAATGTTATCACAGAGACTCAATGCACACTAG gtCTAACAGCTTTGCGTAGTGATGAAGTAATTGATCTTATGATTAAAGAATACCCTGCCAAACATGCTGAGTATTCTGTTATACTGCAAGAGAAAGAACGGCAGCGAATAACAGATCATTACAAAGAGTATTCT CAAATGCAGCAGCAGAATACACAGAAGGTAGAAGCCAGTAAAGTTCcagaatatattaaaaaagctGCCAAGAAAGCTGCAGAATTCAACAGCAATTTAAACCGAGAGCGGATGGAAGAAAGAAGAGCCTATTTTGATTTACAGACACAT ATTATCCAGGTGCCTCAAGGAAAATACAAAGTCTTGCCTACAGAGAGAACAAAGGTTAGTCCTTATCCAGTGGCTCTCATACCCGGCCAGTTCCAGGAGTACTacaaaag ATATTCTCCAGATGAACTTCGTTACTTGCCGTTAAACACAGCTCTTTATGAACCTCCTTTGGATCCGGAGCTGCTTACACTGGACAGTGATGGAGATTCAGATGATGCAGAGGAAGGGCGAGgtgatgaaaaaagaaaaaccaaaggCAATTCG GACAATTCATCTGGCAATGTATCTGAAGGTGATTGCGTCACAGACAACCAGGAGGATTCTTTTCAGGGAAGACAAAAAACAAGAGACAAAAGTGCTACTCCAAGAAAAGATGGTTCCAAACGTTCTGTATTACCCAAATCAGTTCCTGGGTACAAG CCAAAGGTCATTCCAAATGCTATATGTGGAATTTGTCTGAAGGGTAAGGAGTCCaacaagaaaggaaaacctGAAGCTCTTATACATTGCTCCCAGTGTGACAACAGTG GCCACCCTTCTTGCCTTGATATGACCCCGGAGCTTGTTGCTATGATTAAGACTTACCCTTGGCAATGTATGGAGTGTAAAACGTGCATTATATGTGGGCAGCCTCACCATGAAGAAGAAATGATGTTCTGTGATGTATGTGACCGTGGTTATCACACTTTTTGTGTGGGGCTTGATGCTATCCCTTCAG GTCGCTGGATTTGTGATTGTTGTCAGAAAGACCCTCCTGTAcccagaagaggaggaagaagggggaaaaacagCAAGGAGGGCTAA
- the PHF10 gene encoding PHD finger protein 10 isoform X4 — protein sequence MLPLRPALLPKRYRGGSAPRSRPGRAAARAAAAGGGEGRGGGTGGDGCPALVPRGGAGSVRTPVRRRGPGSPRAARRGAEQEPPRPCARWPVGAAAAPRRARGGGAGGRGARPGRAAAAAASLLLAQPAAAMAAVLSPRLCDSDPATPGAQSLKDDTEENSNDGSQPSKRRRMGSGDSSRSCETSSQDLGYSYFPAENLIEYKWPPDETGEYYMLQEQVSEYLGVTSFKRKYPDLERRDLSHKEKLYLRELNVITETQCTLGLTALRSDEVIDLMIKEYPAKHAEYSVILQEKERQRITDHYKEYSQMQQQNTQKVEASKVPEYIKKAAKKAAEFNSNLNRERMEERRAYFDLQTHIIQVPQGKYKVLPTERTKVSPYPVALIPGQFQEYYKRYSPDELRYLPLNTALYEPPLDPELLTLDSDGDSDDAEEGRGDEKRKTKGNSDNSSGNVSEGDCVTDNQEDSFQGRQKTRDKSATPRKDGSKRSVLPKSVPGYKEIHTEVHKEYSILEESS from the exons ATGCTGCCCCTCCGTCCCGCGCTACTGCCCAAGCGCTACCGCGGCGGCTCGGCTCCGCGCTCGCGGCCGGGCCGCGCGGCCGCCCGAGCGGCggcggcaggaggaggagaagggcgcggcggcggcaccggcggCGACGGATGCCCGGCGCTGGTCCCGCGGGGCGGCGCCGGGTCGGTGCGGACGCCGGTCCGGCGGCGCGGGCCGGGGTCGCCGCGGGCTGCCCGGAGGGGGGCGGAGCAGGAGCCGCCGCGCCCGTGCGCGCGCTGGCCGGTAGGGGCCGCTGCCGCTCCCCGCAGGGCgcgggggggcggggccggcgggcgcGGCGCTAGGCCCGGtcgcgcggcggcggcggcggcgtcGCTCCTGTTGGCTCAGCCGGCGGCGGCCATGGCGGCCGTGCTGTCCCCGCGGCTCTGCGACAGCGACCCGGCCACGCCCGGCGCGCAGTCCCTCAAG gatgacacagaagaaaattCCAATGATGGCAGCCAGCCATCCAAGAGACGGCGTATGGGCTCAGGGGACAGTTCTCGGAGCTGTGAAACTTCCAGTCAAGACCTTGG GTATAGTTATTTTCCTGCTGAAAATTTGATAGAATACAAATGGCCGCCTGATGAAACAGGAGAATACTATATGCTTCAGGAGCAAGTCAGTGAATATTTAGGTGTGActtcctttaaaagaaaatatccag atttagAAAGGCGAGATTTATCTCACAAGGAGAAACTCTACCTCAGAGAACTAAATGTTATCACAGAGACTCAATGCACACTAG gtCTAACAGCTTTGCGTAGTGATGAAGTAATTGATCTTATGATTAAAGAATACCCTGCCAAACATGCTGAGTATTCTGTTATACTGCAAGAGAAAGAACGGCAGCGAATAACAGATCATTACAAAGAGTATTCT CAAATGCAGCAGCAGAATACACAGAAGGTAGAAGCCAGTAAAGTTCcagaatatattaaaaaagctGCCAAGAAAGCTGCAGAATTCAACAGCAATTTAAACCGAGAGCGGATGGAAGAAAGAAGAGCCTATTTTGATTTACAGACACAT ATTATCCAGGTGCCTCAAGGAAAATACAAAGTCTTGCCTACAGAGAGAACAAAGGTTAGTCCTTATCCAGTGGCTCTCATACCCGGCCAGTTCCAGGAGTACTacaaaag ATATTCTCCAGATGAACTTCGTTACTTGCCGTTAAACACAGCTCTTTATGAACCTCCTTTGGATCCGGAGCTGCTTACACTGGACAGTGATGGAGATTCAGATGATGCAGAGGAAGGGCGAGgtgatgaaaaaagaaaaaccaaaggCAATTCG GACAATTCATCTGGCAATGTATCTGAAGGTGATTGCGTCACAGACAACCAGGAGGATTCTTTTCAGGGAAGACAAAAAACAAGAGACAAAAGTGCTACTCCAAGAAAAGATGGTTCCAAACGTTCTGTATTACCCAAATCAGTTCCTGGGTACAAG GAAATCCATACAGAAGTTCATAAAGAGTATTCTATATTGGAAGAATCTTCCTGA
- the C3H6orf120 gene encoding UPF0669 protein C6orf120 homolog, which translates to MATHWRRILTVFVIAQVLFVVNAFEEEDVPEEWILLHVVQGQIGAGNYSYLRLNHEGKIVLQMQSLKGDADLYVSDVTLHPSFDEYELQSVTCGQDIVHVPAHFRRPVGIGIYGHPSHLESEFEMKVYYDRTVVQYPFGEASYNPEEMEANQKYSQSTEDESQDEESVFWTILIGILKLILEILF; encoded by the coding sequence ATGGCAACACACTGGAGAAGAATCCTGACAGTATTTGTGATAGCTCAAGTACTATTTGTGGTAAATGCTTTTGAGGAAGAGGATGTACCCGAGGAATGGATTCTTCTTCATGTTGTCCAAGGTCAGATTGGAGCAGGAAACTACAGCTATTTGAGACTAAATCATGAGGGAAAGATTGTTCTTCAAATGCAGAGTTTAAAAGGTGACGCAGACTTGTACGTGTCTGATGTGACACTTCACCCCAGCTTTGACGAGTACGAGTTACAGTCTGTGACTTGCGGCCAGGACATCGTCCACGTGCCTGCACACTTTCGCCGCCCTGTGGGAATAGGGATTTATGGCCACCCCTCTCACCTGGAGAGCGAGTTTGAAATGAAGGTGTACTACGATCGAACAGTTGTACAGTACCCATTTGGAGAGGCTTCTTACAACCCTGAGGAGATGGAGGCAAACCAGAAATACTCACAGTCTACAGAAGATGAATCTCAGGATGAGGAGTCTGTTTTCTGGACTATACTTATTGGAATCTTGAAATTAATACTTGAAATCCTTTTTTAA